The genomic DNA AGTGCGTGGGGAACTGTAAAGCCCTACATCAACATTAAAAGTCATGCTTCCACACCTACCGAACTAGTACTTGCCTTGCGTAGAGGCTGGCGCTGGATTTAGAGTTCCGGCCCTGAGGGGCATTCACCCACGCACAAGGGGTTCTGCTGTAACCTGTATCAGGACAGTAGCACCTGACCGCAGAGAGGCGCCCATGAAGTTTTCCCGTATGCTTCCCGATCAGTTGCCCCTGTCCCCTATTACACAAGCTGCACTCAGGTGCTTTGCCGTTAATGGGTATCACGGGACCACGATTCGCCAGATTGCTGCTGAGGCCGGGTTATCCGTGCCCGGGGTCTACCACCACTTCGATTCCAAACACGCCCTGTTGGTCGATCTTTGCAACGTCGCCATGACCCAACTGCTTGATGCCTCACATCGTGCGCTCGCTGCGGCGGGAGACGACGTACTTGATCGGTTCGACGCGCTCGTGGAGTGCTTGGTCCAGTTCCACACCGACTTTGCCGACGTCGCGTTCGTATCCTTCAGCGAGATTCGGGCGCTGCAAGGCCAAGCGCGGGAAGATCATCTGGAACAGCGACGCCAAGAACAGCAGTTAGTCACCGACGTGGTCGAAGAAGGCGTCTCCGCGGGTATCTTTGCAACCGATGACCCACGGCATGTGGCTCGAGCCATTACGAGCATTTGTTTAGGCATGTCGCAGTGGTATCGACCAGACGGAGGGCTCTCTGTCGATGAACTCGCTGGGACTCACGTTCAGATCTGTCGGGACACGGCGCGTTTTGTTGGAGACACAACAACCGCTTAAGACCGCCTGTGCCTATTCAGTCCGGTGCGCTGCTCAGCGGCGCATCACGAGCTATTAATTATTGCTGGCCAAGTCGCGTAGCGCGCGTTTGTTGATCTTCCCAACTGCGGTCTGGGGCATGGTCTCCGGGAAGATAATCTCCTTGGGCGTCTGAACGGATCCTTTGAGTTCTTTGACGTGTGCCACGAGTTCTTCGGAGTCGGCTTCGTGACCGCTCTTAAGAATCACAGCGGCAGTAACTTGCTCGCCCCACTTCTCGTCCGGAATACCGAACACGGCCGCTTGAGCTACCGCCGGGTGAGTAGTGAGGGCATCTTCGACTTCTCGGGGGAATACGTTGAAACCACCCGAGATAATCATGTCTTTCTTCCGGTCGACGATATACAAATAGCCCTGCTCATCCATTTTCGCGATGTCACCGGTGTGGATCCAGCCGTCGACGATCGTCTCTGCGGTGAGATCTTCGCGCTGCCAGTAGCCTTGCATTGCGCCCCGACCACGCACGCACAGTTCACCTGGCTCACCGATTTCGGCTTCCTCGCCCGTGGGGGCAAGAATACGTACGTCGACGGATTCGACTGGTTTGCCACATGACAGCAGCAAGTCTTGGTTCTGGTGATCAGCTTTGGAAAGGATTGACACTGGATAGCACTCGGTCTGACCGTAGAGCTGTCCGAATACTGGTCCAATCCGCTCCATACCTTCGCGGAGGCGGCTTTCCGACATCGGCGAGGCACCGTAGAGAATGTATTCCAGGCTCGAAGTGTCCCGTGTGTCGAGATCTGGGTGATCCAGCAGCGCATAGATCATCGTCGGCACAAACAGGGTGAAGTTGATCTTCTCGCGCTCAATCGTTTCCAATACTTTGGCCGGGTCGAAACCGTTCATCAGATGCACTGTGCCACCCTTAATGAGGGTTGGCAGCACATTGGTCCCGGCGACGTGACTCATTGGTGGGACGAGTAAGTAGCGAGGAGTGTCTGGCAGTTCGAAGTTGGCGAGGATATCTGCGGTCGAAGGGCCAAGGCTAAAGTGCTTCCGATAGGCGCCCTTCGGTTTTCCGGTGGTGCCGCCGGTGTAGTTGATTGTACTGAGGTCATCGTGTTTGACCGTGGTCTGAAATGGTTGGGGACCGATTTCCTTGGCTGCCGTGGCCAGGTCGGAGGCGAAGTCAGCGGGACTCATGGACCAGATCTGCAAGCCTGATTTTTGTGCTACCTCGGCCAGTTCCCGACCCCGCTGGGCATAATAGGTTTCATCAACAATCAGCGCCTTGACCTGGGAATCGTGCACTTGGAATTTTTGGTCTGCTAAGGAACCCATGGGATGCAACCAGGTAATGTACAGCCCCATCGACTGGACTGCAGAACCGAGGACCCATACTTCGAAACGGTTCGCGCCTAACGCTGCGACACCGTCACCGCGCTTTAACCCGGCGGCCTCCAGCACCGCTTGGTACCGGCCGATGAGATCGTATACCTCAGCGTAGGTCTGCTCGCCGCGTTCATCTTTGAAAGCCAGGCGTTCGGGGTACCGCTCAAGCGCGCGCTTGATCTGCACACCTTGGGTGGGGCCCAGCAAATGGGTAGCGATGTTCATGGTTGCTCCTTTGGGCGCTGGTGAGAGGTAAAGACGCGGGGTTTTCCCTTGTCGAATCGGTTATCTATCCCCGTGGAATTCTCGCAGCGTTTGGTCGATTATCTCTCGTGTCGCTGGCACATCTGACACGCCACTGACGGAATGTCCGGCACTCCAAATATCTTTCCAACGACGAGGGCCGGACTTATCTGAATATGCCGAGCCTCCGTACTGGGCTTGAGCCGAGGCGACGTCCGCATTGTGGTCGAGCGTGGCGGGATCAAGTCCGGCAGCCTCAATTGAGGGTAGGAGAAAACTGGTGTTCATCCCCGTAAAGGCTTGGGTGAGCAGCACGTCATCCATCGTGCTGTCGACAAGCATCTGTTTGTACTCTGGCTCGGCCAGGCTCTCTTGCGTTGCAATGAACTTTGTCCCGATGTAGCCCAGATCAACGCCGAGCTCACGGGCGGCACGAAGTGCTACTCCATCACTCATCCCGCCCGCTAAAGCTATCGGCCCATCGTAAAAGGCGCGAACCGCCCGGACAAATGCGAAAGGGTTCATCCAGCCGGTATTACCGCCGGCTCCAGCGGTCAGAAGCACGAGACCGTCAACACCTGCTTCGATCGCTTTCTTAACATGTTTCATGGTCGCCACATCGGCCAGGACAAACACTCCGGCCTCGTGTAAGGCGGGCACCACCGGTGCCGGAGAGCCGACACTGGTAATGACCATCTCAGTTCGGTGCCGCAAGAGGATCTCGATATCCTTTTGCGTTTCCGGCCTGCTCATGATGAGGTTGGCGCAGTACGGCGCATCGTTTTCTGAAAGGGTTTCATCGAGTTCTGTCAGCCAGTCATCCAAGGCTTCATGCGATCTCGGGTTGGCCGTGGGAAACGCACCAATCACACCCGCCTGGCAGGCCGCTTTGACCAGCTCGACCCCGGAGACCCGAAGCATGGGCGCGGCAATTGCAGGCAACCTCAATCGACTACTAATCGTCTCCGGCAGTCGACTCGTTGCCGTCGTGCTTTCCACTGCTGACATATGTTATCCCCTTCAGCTGGCTTCTCACCGCAAGTCGAAACCTCAGAATGTCAGGATGTCTTCATTCTCAAGGTGAGTGATCTCATTGCCGGTGAGCATCACTGCGCGATCCTCTGTGAAGCGCATGCGCGTAATCCCAGCGTGGGCCGGCCGGAACAAGAAGTCACGTTCCAAGCCGTACTCTTCGGAGATAAACGCGTTAATGACACCACCGTGGCATGCGATCGCGATGTTCTGATTCTGATGCCGCCGCACGATCTCCCAAATAGCGCCGTGAACGCGCCTGCGAAACTCAGCAGAGCCTTCACCGAGTGCAATCGAATCCCATTTGAGGGTTTCCATCATACGAGTCGTGGCTTCTTGAGCTTTTTCAGCGCCCACGGCCTGTTCGTAGCTTTGGTCTTCGGGGACGTCTCGGAAGACACCGATCTCTTTGAGCCGTGGGTCAACACAAACTTCGTGACCATGGGAGGCAGCAATGGCTTTACCGGTATCGTGGGCCCGGACAAGGTCCGATGAATACACCACGTCCAGCTCCGCGCCCTCGAGGGCGCG from Enteractinococcus fodinae includes the following:
- a CDS encoding TetR/AcrR family transcriptional regulator, encoding MKFSRMLPDQLPLSPITQAALRCFAVNGYHGTTIRQIAAEAGLSVPGVYHHFDSKHALLVDLCNVAMTQLLDASHRALAAAGDDVLDRFDALVECLVQFHTDFADVAFVSFSEIRALQGQAREDHLEQRRQEQQLVTDVVEEGVSAGIFATDDPRHVARAITSICLGMSQWYRPDGGLSVDELAGTHVQICRDTARFVGDTTTA
- a CDS encoding AMP-binding protein, translated to MNIATHLLGPTQGVQIKRALERYPERLAFKDERGEQTYAEVYDLIGRYQAVLEAAGLKRGDGVAALGANRFEVWVLGSAVQSMGLYITWLHPMGSLADQKFQVHDSQVKALIVDETYYAQRGRELAEVAQKSGLQIWSMSPADFASDLATAAKEIGPQPFQTTVKHDDLSTINYTGGTTGKPKGAYRKHFSLGPSTADILANFELPDTPRYLLVPPMSHVAGTNVLPTLIKGGTVHLMNGFDPAKVLETIEREKINFTLFVPTMIYALLDHPDLDTRDTSSLEYILYGASPMSESRLREGMERIGPVFGQLYGQTECYPVSILSKADHQNQDLLLSCGKPVESVDVRILAPTGEEAEIGEPGELCVRGRGAMQGYWQREDLTAETIVDGWIHTGDIAKMDEQGYLYIVDRKKDMIISGGFNVFPREVEDALTTHPAVAQAAVFGIPDEKWGEQVTAAVILKSGHEADSEELVAHVKELKGSVQTPKEIIFPETMPQTAVGKINKRALRDLASNN
- a CDS encoding NAD(P)H-dependent flavin oxidoreductase — translated: MSAVESTTATSRLPETISSRLRLPAIAAPMLRVSGVELVKAACQAGVIGAFPTANPRSHEALDDWLTELDETLSENDAPYCANLIMSRPETQKDIEILLRHRTEMVITSVGSPAPVVPALHEAGVFVLADVATMKHVKKAIEAGVDGLVLLTAGAGGNTGWMNPFAFVRAVRAFYDGPIALAGGMSDGVALRAARELGVDLGYIGTKFIATQESLAEPEYKQMLVDSTMDDVLLTQAFTGMNTSFLLPSIEAAGLDPATLDHNADVASAQAQYGGSAYSDKSGPRRWKDIWSAGHSVSGVSDVPATREIIDQTLREFHGDR
- a CDS encoding histidine phosphatase family protein, which gives rise to MSSFLGKALGGALLTRAMQVTNVYLVRHGQQVRGGHDSPESLGYDAHLSDTGRRQAQAVGRALEGAELDVVYSSDLVRAHDTGKAIAASHGHEVCVDPRLKEIGVFRDVPEDQSYEQAVGAEKAQEATTRMMETLKWDSIALGEGSAEFRRRVHGAIWEIVRRHQNQNIAIACHGGVINAFISEEYGLERDFLFRPAHAGITRMRFTEDRAVMLTGNEITHLENEDILTF